In Micromonospora sp. WMMD980, the following are encoded in one genomic region:
- the tyrS gene encoding tyrosine--tRNA ligase, with protein sequence MTDSNLPPGRDSLTEDLLWRGLIQDSTGPDELRALLDGPSATFYVGFDPTAPSLHVGNLMQVVMARRLQRAGHRPLLLVGGATGQIGDPKESSERTLNPPEVIAGWVQRIRDQLSPFVTYTGDNAAEMVNNLDWTGRMSVVEFLRDVGKHFPVNKMLAREVVKARLESGISYTEFSYQLLQANDFYELHRRHGCQLQYGGSDQWGNITAGVDYVRRRGAGPVQAFTTPLVTKSDGTKFGKSETGAVWLDPEMTSPYAFYQFWLNADDRDVTRYLRYFSFRSREELEELEKATAERPQARTAQRALAEELTALVHGEREKTQAVTASQALFGRGALDELSPETLRAALTEAGLVRVGELPDVAGLLKESGLVPSMKEARRVIAEGGAYVNNTRITETDATVTAADLLHGRYLVLRRGKRSFAGVELGE encoded by the coding sequence GTGACCGACAGCAACCTCCCGCCGGGGCGGGACTCCCTGACCGAAGACCTGCTGTGGCGGGGCCTGATCCAGGACTCCACCGGCCCGGACGAGCTGCGCGCGCTGCTCGACGGCCCGAGCGCCACGTTCTATGTGGGCTTCGACCCGACCGCCCCCAGCCTGCACGTCGGCAACCTCATGCAGGTCGTCATGGCCCGCCGGCTCCAGCGCGCCGGACACCGGCCGCTGCTGCTCGTCGGCGGCGCCACCGGCCAGATCGGCGACCCGAAGGAGAGCTCCGAACGGACGCTCAACCCGCCGGAGGTCATCGCCGGCTGGGTTCAGCGCATCCGGGACCAGCTCTCACCGTTCGTCACCTACACCGGCGACAACGCGGCCGAGATGGTCAACAACCTGGACTGGACCGGCCGGATGTCGGTGGTGGAATTCCTCCGGGACGTGGGCAAGCACTTCCCGGTGAACAAGATGCTGGCCCGCGAGGTGGTCAAGGCGCGGTTGGAGAGCGGCATCAGCTACACCGAGTTCAGCTACCAACTGCTCCAGGCCAACGACTTCTACGAGCTGCACCGCCGGCACGGTTGCCAGCTCCAGTACGGCGGCTCCGACCAGTGGGGCAACATCACCGCCGGGGTGGACTACGTGCGCCGGCGCGGCGCCGGCCCGGTCCAGGCGTTCACCACCCCGCTGGTCACCAAGTCGGACGGCACCAAGTTCGGCAAGAGCGAGACCGGCGCGGTCTGGCTCGACCCGGAGATGACCAGCCCGTACGCCTTCTACCAGTTCTGGCTCAACGCGGACGACCGCGACGTCACCCGCTACCTGCGCTACTTCAGCTTCCGCTCCCGGGAGGAGTTGGAGGAGCTGGAGAAGGCCACCGCCGAACGCCCGCAGGCGCGGACGGCCCAGCGGGCCCTGGCCGAGGAGCTCACCGCACTGGTGCACGGCGAGCGCGAGAAGACGCAGGCGGTGACGGCCAGTCAGGCGCTGTTCGGCCGGGGCGCGCTCGACGAGCTCTCGCCGGAGACGCTGCGGGCCGCGCTCACCGAGGCCGGGCTGGTCCGCGTCGGCGAGCTGCCGGACGTCGCCGGCCTGCTCAAGGAGTCGGGCCTGGTGCCGAGCATGAAGGAGGCCCGGCGGGTGATCGCCGAGGGCGGCGCCTACGTCAACAACACCCGCATCACCGAGACGGACGCGACGGTCACCGCGGCCGACCTGTTGCACGGGCGCTACCTCGTGCTGCGCCGGGGAAAGCGGTCCTTCGCGGGCGTTGAACTGGGCGAATAG
- a CDS encoding PaaI family thioesterase, with the protein MEMPDLTGGFAALLGLTFDEVSGDRVVIRWQVRPELHQPYGIQHGGVYCSVVETAASIGGAIWLGDKGTVVGVSNQTDFLRAVRDGELTAVGTPVHRGRSQQLWLVEITDGDARLVARGQVRLQNLTAG; encoded by the coding sequence GTGGAGATGCCGGACCTGACCGGGGGCTTCGCGGCCCTGCTGGGGCTGACGTTCGACGAGGTCAGCGGTGACCGGGTGGTGATCCGCTGGCAGGTCCGCCCGGAGCTGCACCAGCCGTACGGGATCCAGCACGGCGGGGTCTACTGCTCGGTGGTCGAGACGGCGGCCAGCATCGGCGGGGCGATCTGGCTGGGCGACAAGGGCACCGTGGTCGGGGTGTCGAACCAGACCGACTTCCTGCGCGCGGTGCGCGACGGCGAGCTGACCGCGGTCGGCACGCCCGTGCACCGGGGCCGCAGCCAGCAGCTCTGGCTGGTGGAGATCACCGACGGCGACGCCCGGCTGGTGGCCCGCGGGCAGGTGCGGTTGCAGAACCTCACCGCCGGCTGA